One Homalodisca vitripennis isolate AUS2020 unplaced genomic scaffold, UT_GWSS_2.1 ScUCBcl_1760;HRSCAF=5794, whole genome shotgun sequence DNA window includes the following coding sequences:
- the LOC124371640 gene encoding uncharacterized protein LOC124371640 yields the protein MVPSLQHLVFTTFLAEEVYCWYHLNFTEYQKYAEDSQIFNPNSAGEQLDTNANLTEEQWNSNSTTKKTSGIHDLYIDFRRIGFQIFVQKLIEGLRILRYFLEIDPPVVKITNLYTYINETNNNYNNTSNLTSGTTNKYFDYLNDENYIENDNRITSKKQPNRKSFGQSYRKY from the coding sequence GCTGAAGAAGTCTACTGTTGGTATCACTTAAACTTCACAGAATATCAAAAGTATGCTGAGGACTCGCAAATTTTCAACCCAAACTCTGCAGGGGAACAACTAGATACAAATGCTAATTTAACAGAGGAACAATGGAACAGTAACTCAACCACCAAGAAAACCTCAGGTATtcatgacttgtatattgatttTCGCAGAATTGGCTTCCAAATCTTTGTTCAGAAACTGATCGAAGGATTACGTATATTGAGATACTTTTTGGAGATTGACCCACCAGTAGTGAAAATcacaaatttatatacatatatcaatgaaacaaacaataattacaataacacTTCAAATCTCACTTCAGGAACGACCAACAAgtactttgattatttaaatgatgaaaattatatagaaaacgACAACAGAATCACCTCTAAAAAACAACCCAACAGAAAATCCTTTGGACaaagttacagaaaatattaa